From Stigmatopora nigra isolate UIUO_SnigA chromosome 17, RoL_Snig_1.1, whole genome shotgun sequence, a single genomic window includes:
- the ark2ca gene encoding E3 ubiquitin-protein ligase ARK2C isoform X3: MVLVHVGYLVLPVFGSVRNRGAHFTRHQHSHATSCRHFHLGAPQAPVSTDFSLGHAGQPTQTGLAAHIPAHHPPLAALTASPQFQDVSGASFLPQALHQQYLIQQQLLEAQHRRIVPHSRRTQERVPLNPHRLRSGYEYSPALHAPHPVTQQPRYLAEGTDWDLSVDAGLPHPQYHLQQLPQHYQHYLASPRMHHFPRNASSAQVELLQLEDRLGSVSRGAVQTTIERFTFPHKYKKRKPLHLKLAGEEEETDVDEKCTICLSMLEDGEDVRRLPCMHLFHQGCVDQWLATSRKCPICRVDIETQLNPDS, translated from the exons ATGGTGTTGGTCCATGTCGGATATCTGGTTCTTCCCGTCTTCGGTTCGGTGAGAAATAGAG GAGCACACTTCACCAGGCACCAACACAGCCACGCTACCTCCTGCCGACACTTTCACCTGGGCGCCCCGCAGGCGCCCGTCTCAACCGACTTCTCTTTAGGACACGCCGGTCAGCCCACTCAAACGGGCCTGGCCGCCCATATACCTGCACACCACCCACCCCTCGCCGCCCTGACCGCCTCCCCGCAGTTCCAGGATGTGTCGGGGGCTTCGTTCCTACCTCAGGCCTTACACCAGCAATACCTCATCCAGCAGCAGCTTCTAGAAGCGCAACACCGGCGGATTGTTCCGCACTCCAG GAGGACCCAAGAACGAGTTCCCCTCAATCCCCATCGACTGCGATCCGGCTATGAGTACTCCCCAGCACTTCATGCCCCGCACCCAGTGACACAGCAGCCCAGATACCTGGCCGAAGGCACCGACTG GGATCTGAGTGTCGATGCCGGCCTCCCTCATCCCCAATACCACCTTCAGCAGCTGCCCCAACACTACCAGCACTACCTGGCTTCCCCCCGAATGCACCACTTCCCCAGGAATGCATCCTCCGCACAGGTG GAGCTTCTTCAGTTAGAGGACCGGCTAGGCAGTGTCAGCAGAGGTGCAGTGCAGACCACCATTGAACGCTTCACCTTCCCGCACAAATACAAAAAG AGGAAGCCCTTGCATTTGAAGCTCGCGGGGGAAGAAGAGGAGACAGATGTGGATGAGAAGTGCACTATCTGCTtgtccatgctggaggatggcGAGGATGTCAG GAGGTTACCCTGCATGCACCTCTTTCACCAAGGCTGCGTGGACCAATGGCTGGCGACCAGCAGGAAGTGTCCAATCTGTCGCGTTGACATCGAGACGCAGCTGAACCCCGACAGCTGA
- the ark2ca gene encoding E3 ubiquitin-protein ligase ARK2C isoform X1 has translation MVLVHVGYLVLPVFGSVRNRGAHFTRHQHSHATSCRHFHLGAPQAPVSTDFSLGHAGQPTQTGLAAHIPAHHPPLAALTASPQFQDVSGASFLPQALHQQYLIQQQLLEAQHRRIVPHSRRTQERVPLNPHRLRSGYEYSPALHAPHPVTQQPRYLAEGTDWDLSVDAGLPHPQYHLQQLPQHYQHYLASPRMHHFPRNASSAQVVVHEIRNYPYPQLHLLALQSLNPSRHATAVRESYEELLQLEDRLGSVSRGAVQTTIERFTFPHKYKKRKPLHLKLAGEEEETDVDEKCTICLSMLEDGEDVRRLPCMHLFHQGCVDQWLATSRKCPICRVDIETQLNPDS, from the exons ATGGTGTTGGTCCATGTCGGATATCTGGTTCTTCCCGTCTTCGGTTCGGTGAGAAATAGAG GAGCACACTTCACCAGGCACCAACACAGCCACGCTACCTCCTGCCGACACTTTCACCTGGGCGCCCCGCAGGCGCCCGTCTCAACCGACTTCTCTTTAGGACACGCCGGTCAGCCCACTCAAACGGGCCTGGCCGCCCATATACCTGCACACCACCCACCCCTCGCCGCCCTGACCGCCTCCCCGCAGTTCCAGGATGTGTCGGGGGCTTCGTTCCTACCTCAGGCCTTACACCAGCAATACCTCATCCAGCAGCAGCTTCTAGAAGCGCAACACCGGCGGATTGTTCCGCACTCCAG GAGGACCCAAGAACGAGTTCCCCTCAATCCCCATCGACTGCGATCCGGCTATGAGTACTCCCCAGCACTTCATGCCCCGCACCCAGTGACACAGCAGCCCAGATACCTGGCCGAAGGCACCGACTG GGATCTGAGTGTCGATGCCGGCCTCCCTCATCCCCAATACCACCTTCAGCAGCTGCCCCAACACTACCAGCACTACCTGGCTTCCCCCCGAATGCACCACTTCCCCAGGAATGCATCCTCCGCACAGGTG GTTGTGCATGAAATCCGAAACTACCCGTACCCTCAGCTCCACTTGTTGGCACTCCAAAGTCTCAATCCTTCCAGACATGCCACTGCAGTGCGAGAGAGCTACgag GAGCTTCTTCAGTTAGAGGACCGGCTAGGCAGTGTCAGCAGAGGTGCAGTGCAGACCACCATTGAACGCTTCACCTTCCCGCACAAATACAAAAAG AGGAAGCCCTTGCATTTGAAGCTCGCGGGGGAAGAAGAGGAGACAGATGTGGATGAGAAGTGCACTATCTGCTtgtccatgctggaggatggcGAGGATGTCAG GAGGTTACCCTGCATGCACCTCTTTCACCAAGGCTGCGTGGACCAATGGCTGGCGACCAGCAGGAAGTGTCCAATCTGTCGCGTTGACATCGAGACGCAGCTGAACCCCGACAGCTGA
- the ark2ca gene encoding E3 ubiquitin-protein ligase ARK2C isoform X2 — MVLVHVGYLVLPVFGSVRNRGHAGQPTQTGLAAHIPAHHPPLAALTASPQFQDVSGASFLPQALHQQYLIQQQLLEAQHRRIVPHSRRTQERVPLNPHRLRSGYEYSPALHAPHPVTQQPRYLAEGTDWDLSVDAGLPHPQYHLQQLPQHYQHYLASPRMHHFPRNASSAQVVVHEIRNYPYPQLHLLALQSLNPSRHATAVRESYEELLQLEDRLGSVSRGAVQTTIERFTFPHKYKKRKPLHLKLAGEEEETDVDEKCTICLSMLEDGEDVRRLPCMHLFHQGCVDQWLATSRKCPICRVDIETQLNPDS; from the exons ATGGTGTTGGTCCATGTCGGATATCTGGTTCTTCCCGTCTTCGGTTCGGTGAGAAATAGAG GACACGCCGGTCAGCCCACTCAAACGGGCCTGGCCGCCCATATACCTGCACACCACCCACCCCTCGCCGCCCTGACCGCCTCCCCGCAGTTCCAGGATGTGTCGGGGGCTTCGTTCCTACCTCAGGCCTTACACCAGCAATACCTCATCCAGCAGCAGCTTCTAGAAGCGCAACACCGGCGGATTGTTCCGCACTCCAG GAGGACCCAAGAACGAGTTCCCCTCAATCCCCATCGACTGCGATCCGGCTATGAGTACTCCCCAGCACTTCATGCCCCGCACCCAGTGACACAGCAGCCCAGATACCTGGCCGAAGGCACCGACTG GGATCTGAGTGTCGATGCCGGCCTCCCTCATCCCCAATACCACCTTCAGCAGCTGCCCCAACACTACCAGCACTACCTGGCTTCCCCCCGAATGCACCACTTCCCCAGGAATGCATCCTCCGCACAGGTG GTTGTGCATGAAATCCGAAACTACCCGTACCCTCAGCTCCACTTGTTGGCACTCCAAAGTCTCAATCCTTCCAGACATGCCACTGCAGTGCGAGAGAGCTACgag GAGCTTCTTCAGTTAGAGGACCGGCTAGGCAGTGTCAGCAGAGGTGCAGTGCAGACCACCATTGAACGCTTCACCTTCCCGCACAAATACAAAAAG AGGAAGCCCTTGCATTTGAAGCTCGCGGGGGAAGAAGAGGAGACAGATGTGGATGAGAAGTGCACTATCTGCTtgtccatgctggaggatggcGAGGATGTCAG GAGGTTACCCTGCATGCACCTCTTTCACCAAGGCTGCGTGGACCAATGGCTGGCGACCAGCAGGAAGTGTCCAATCTGTCGCGTTGACATCGAGACGCAGCTGAACCCCGACAGCTGA